The Thermanaerovibrio acidaminovorans DSM 6589 genome contains a region encoding:
- the ptb gene encoding phosphate butyryltransferase encodes MKQLRSLTELLDYAKEVGPLKVSVACAEDAEVLEAVEEARKAGIAEAILVGNGEAIASVASKLGIDLSNYEVVDERGGEAAAALVAVEQVSSGRAHILMKGMVKTANFLKAVLNKEKGLRTGSLLSHVYIHDVEGYDRIFFITDPAFNMYPDLPAKVSIVENVVKVAHSFGISCPKVAALAAVEVVNPDMPPTLDAAALVQMNRRGQIKGCVIDGPLALDNAVSEEAARHKGIVSDVAGHADILMVPDIEAGNMMAKAIIYFAKGKTAGLVVGAKAPIVLTSRSDSAETKLLSIASAVAMAAFGKK; translated from the coding sequence ATGAAGCAGTTGCGTTCCCTCACGGAGCTCTTGGATTACGCCAAGGAGGTAGGCCCCCTCAAGGTGAGCGTGGCCTGCGCGGAGGACGCGGAGGTCCTGGAGGCGGTGGAGGAGGCCCGCAAGGCGGGCATAGCGGAGGCCATCCTGGTGGGCAATGGGGAGGCCATCGCCTCCGTGGCGTCCAAGCTGGGGATAGACCTCTCCAACTATGAGGTGGTGGACGAGCGGGGCGGCGAGGCGGCGGCTGCGCTGGTGGCGGTGGAGCAGGTCTCCTCCGGCAGGGCCCACATCCTCATGAAGGGGATGGTGAAGACCGCAAACTTCCTCAAGGCGGTGCTCAACAAGGAGAAGGGGCTCCGGACCGGCTCCCTGCTGTCCCACGTTTACATCCACGACGTGGAGGGTTACGACCGCATATTCTTCATCACCGACCCGGCCTTCAACATGTACCCGGACCTGCCCGCCAAGGTCTCCATCGTGGAGAACGTGGTGAAGGTGGCCCACTCGTTCGGCATATCCTGTCCCAAGGTGGCGGCCCTGGCGGCGGTTGAGGTGGTGAACCCCGACATGCCCCCCACCCTGGACGCGGCGGCCTTGGTCCAGATGAACCGCCGGGGTCAGATAAAGGGTTGCGTGATCGACGGTCCCCTGGCGCTGGACAATGCGGTCAGCGAGGAGGCGGCCCGCCACAAGGGCATAGTCTCCGACGTGGCGGGGCACGCGGATATCCTCATGGTGCCCGACATCGAGGCGGGGAACATGATGGCCAAGGCCATAATCTACTTCGCCAAGGGCAAGACCGCGGGCCTGGTGGTGGGCGCCAAGGCCCCCATAGTGCTCACCAGCCGGTCCGACTCGGCGGAGACCAAGCTCCTGTCCATCGCCTCCGCGGTGGCCATGGCGGCCTTCGGGAAGAAGTAG
- the buk gene encoding butyrate kinase, whose protein sequence is MLPLSYPLILSVYPRHLSTDVALFRGPVRVFVSSRSHRREELVRFVRVRDQLPIRIRAVEDVAVEHSLDLSSVEAFVACGGLVGPVRGGFYRVDRAMEEVLGDGTFGEHVYNLGGLMVHRLSRSYGGVPLVGDPVSTFELCPEARLSGMVGCHREPVFHALSQRSAARFAAGRLGRAYRDCRLVVAHLGYGISVGAHLDGLVVEVNDALHGEGPFSLERAGSLPTLGLLELAYSGRHDMEDLRGMITRDGGLARHLGCRDFMGVEALVRRGDQRALEVFDAFVSGISKEIAARATVLRGEVDAVVLTGPMVAWDRLVSQLEDRCGWIAPVITVKGQDELADLAMGALEVLSGRVEPLVLGDR, encoded by the coding sequence GTGTTGCCCTTGTCGTATCCCCTGATTCTCTCCGTCTATCCCAGGCATTTGAGCACCGACGTGGCCCTGTTCAGGGGGCCCGTTCGGGTCTTCGTCTCCTCCCGTTCCCACCGCCGGGAGGAGCTGGTCAGGTTCGTCCGGGTCCGGGATCAGCTACCCATCAGGATCCGGGCGGTGGAGGACGTGGCGGTGGAGCACTCCTTGGACCTGTCCTCGGTGGAGGCCTTCGTGGCCTGCGGGGGCCTGGTGGGCCCCGTTAGGGGTGGATTCTACCGGGTGGACCGGGCCATGGAGGAGGTCCTTGGCGATGGGACCTTCGGGGAGCACGTCTACAACCTGGGGGGCCTCATGGTCCACCGGCTCTCCCGATCCTACGGGGGCGTGCCCCTGGTGGGGGACCCGGTGAGCACCTTCGAGCTATGTCCCGAGGCCAGGCTTTCCGGCATGGTTGGATGCCATCGGGAGCCGGTCTTCCACGCCCTGTCCCAGCGGAGCGCCGCCAGGTTCGCCGCCGGGCGGCTGGGCAGGGCCTACCGGGACTGCAGGCTGGTGGTGGCTCACCTGGGCTACGGGATAAGCGTTGGGGCCCACCTGGATGGGCTGGTGGTGGAGGTGAACGATGCCCTGCATGGGGAGGGGCCCTTCTCGCTGGAGAGGGCTGGATCCCTGCCCACCTTGGGTCTCTTGGAGCTGGCCTACAGCGGCAGGCACGACATGGAGGACCTCAGGGGCATGATCACCCGGGATGGTGGTCTAGCAAGACACCTGGGATGCCGGGACTTCATGGGGGTGGAGGCCCTCGTGAGGCGTGGGGACCAGAGGGCCTTGGAGGTGTTCGACGCCTTCGTCTCCGGCATATCCAAGGAGATCGCCGCCAGGGCCACGGTCCTCCGGGGGGAGGTGGATGCGGTGGTGCTCACCGGTCCCATGGTCGCATGGGATCGGCTGGTGTCCCAGCTGGAGGATCGCTGTGGCTGGATTGCCCCCGTTATCACCGTGAAGGGGCAGGACGAGCTGGCGGACCTGGCCATGGGGGCTCTGGAGGTCCTGTCCGGCCGGGTGGAGCCCCTCGTCCTAGGAGATCGTTAG
- a CDS encoding dienelactone hydrolase, with product MNVVDRLRTVYLDGSFGDRKVHLHLFTPDQPFRDLVVVFHGVHGNATPEEGNKYGDLGRMIAQRGAAAAVVETSRLRRDRQAFEGDKNRWAVEAFSGKTFAQEIQDLAWAVRGATEEVEAPRLWLWGFSLGGIGAMLIASGLCSSLGVDSPASEVEGVVVSGTGDVLRDTADLGMLKLPILNNLPDRSLLQDAARNLKASFFASFRGTEDDLFGVASCRRLVDLVPLPEEDKFMQELPGVDHSFRMMNGQPSREPLRLMVDRVRLRWG from the coding sequence ATGAATGTGGTTGACCGTCTTCGTACCGTTTATCTTGATGGTAGCTTTGGGGATCGCAAGGTTCACCTGCACCTATTCACCCCAGACCAGCCGTTCCGGGATCTGGTGGTGGTGTTTCACGGTGTTCACGGCAACGCCACTCCCGAGGAGGGGAACAAGTATGGGGACCTGGGGCGGATGATAGCCCAGCGGGGGGCCGCCGCGGCGGTGGTGGAGACCAGCCGTCTGCGGCGGGACCGGCAGGCCTTCGAGGGTGACAAGAACCGGTGGGCGGTGGAGGCCTTCTCCGGCAAGACCTTCGCCCAGGAGATCCAGGACCTGGCCTGGGCGGTCAGGGGGGCCACGGAGGAGGTTGAGGCCCCACGTCTTTGGCTCTGGGGCTTCTCCCTTGGGGGCATAGGGGCCATGCTAATAGCCTCCGGGCTCTGCTCCTCCCTGGGGGTCGATTCCCCCGCCTCGGAGGTGGAGGGGGTGGTGGTCTCCGGCACCGGCGACGTGCTTAGGGACACGGCGGACCTGGGGATGCTGAAGCTGCCCATCCTCAACAACCTGCCCGACAGGTCCCTTCTGCAGGATGCGGCCAGGAACCTGAAGGCCTCCTTCTTCGCCTCCTTCAGGGGGACCGAGGACGACCTCTTCGGGGTGGCCTCTTGCCGCCGGCTGGTGGACCTGGTGCCCCTGCCGGAGGAGGACAAGTTCATGCAGGAGCTTCCCGGGGTCGATCACTCTTTCCGGATGATGAACGGTCAGCCCTCCAGGGAGCCCTTAAGGCTCATGGTTGACCGGGTGAGGCTCCGCTGGGGGTGA
- a CDS encoding phosphate signaling complex PhoU family protein: MKLFGRSQETGGFDRRDRELLMGMLVSMGALVRDNLSAVLGRLSGPLDDWGMPPDEPVDSMEVRVEQECLRLMALRQPLREDLRFCFAVLRIAKDLERMGDEAQNVYEELSNLKGPVDLAEWGELPLMGSRCLEMMDDAMDSMVRLDGQLAVEVFRRDDQVDQLWGSLRLRAAEAIGDRCGSGRDWAMGLLSLLAVGRHLERVADHCANVAELAYFVITGRRLRGEEIP; this comes from the coding sequence GTGAAGCTGTTCGGAAGGTCCCAGGAGACTGGGGGCTTCGATCGACGGGACCGGGAACTGCTCATGGGGATGTTGGTCTCCATGGGGGCCCTGGTGAGGGACAACCTGAGCGCGGTCCTGGGGCGCCTCTCGGGCCCCCTGGATGACTGGGGCATGCCCCCCGATGAGCCGGTGGACTCCATGGAGGTCCGGGTGGAGCAGGAGTGCCTTAGGCTCATGGCCTTAAGGCAGCCCCTGAGGGAGGACCTCAGGTTCTGCTTCGCGGTGCTCCGGATAGCCAAGGACCTGGAGCGCATGGGGGATGAGGCCCAGAACGTGTACGAGGAGCTGTCTAACCTCAAGGGCCCGGTGGACCTGGCGGAGTGGGGGGAGCTCCCCCTGATGGGGTCCAGGTGCCTTGAGATGATGGATGACGCCATGGACAGCATGGTACGGCTCGACGGCCAGCTGGCGGTGGAGGTCTTCCGTCGGGATGACCAGGTGGACCAGCTGTGGGGAAGCCTGCGCCTTAGGGCCGCGGAGGCCATCGGGGATCGGTGCGGATCGGGAAGGGACTGGGCCATGGGGCTGCTATCCCTGCTGGCGGTGGGACGCCACCTGGAGAGGGTTGCGGACCACTGTGCAAACGTGGCCGAGCTGGCTTACTTCGTCATAACCGGGCGGAGGCTCCGGGGGGAGGAGATCCCCTGA